From a single Oxalobacter vibrioformis genomic region:
- the rplU gene encoding 50S ribosomal protein L21, protein MYAVIKTGGKQYKVVAGKKYKVEQIPADIGSEITIDQVLAVGEGESIRFGTPLVDGATVQATVVTQGRHPKVTIFKMRRRKHYQKRQGHRQNYTELQIVSINA, encoded by the coding sequence ATGTACGCGGTCATAAAAACCGGCGGCAAACAATACAAGGTTGTTGCCGGCAAAAAATATAAAGTAGAACAGATACCGGCAGACATTGGATCCGAAATCACTATCGATCAGGTTCTTGCAGTTGGTGAAGGCGAAAGTATCCGCTTTGGCACACCATTGGTCGACGGTGCGACGGTTCAAGCTACGGTAGTGACGCAAGGGCGTCATCCTAAAGTCACAATTTTCAAGATGCGTCGTCGCAAGCATTACCAGAAGCGCCAGGGCCATCGTCAAAACTACACCGAACTGCAAATCGTTTCCATCAACGCCTAA
- the rpmA gene encoding 50S ribosomal protein L27 codes for MAHKKGGGTTRNGRDSHSKRLGVKVYGGQSINAGGIIIRQRGTSVHPGDNVGMGKDHTLFALVDGKVKFVVKGEKNRQYATVVPA; via the coding sequence ATGGCACACAAAAAAGGTGGCGGCACAACCAGAAATGGCCGCGATTCACACTCAAAACGCCTGGGCGTTAAAGTTTATGGTGGACAATCCATCAACGCAGGCGGCATTATTATCCGTCAGCGCGGCACATCCGTACATCCGGGTGACAATGTCGGCATGGGCAAAGACCACACCCTGTTCGCACTGGTAGACGGCAAAGTCAAATTTGTTGTCAAAGGCGAAAAAAACAGGCAATACGCAACGGTTGTTCCTGCGTAA
- the cgtA gene encoding Obg family GTPase CgtA gives MKFIDEAKIEVIAGNGGNGVASFNREKYRPFGGPDGGDGGKGGSVWALADNNVNTLIDFRYTKLFRAKNGENGRGSDQYGKGADDIILHMPVGTMIKDVNTGEILADLTENGQRQLLAQGGEGGWGNIHFKSSTNRAPRQKTEGKSGERRDLQLELSVLADVGLLGMPNAGKSTLISAVSNARPKVADYPFTTLHPNLGVVRIGTEKSFVIADIPGLIEGAAEGAGLGHQFLRHLQRTNLLLHIVDIVPFDETADPVKNARSLVKELEKYDPELAEKPRWLVLNKLDIIPEESRDKTVRDFTRRFKWKGPVFQISAVTQAGCMELMEAIYRHIEAERQSLERTQKTSVPEEIRDIDSIDSDDPRFKIIE, from the coding sequence ATGAAATTTATTGACGAAGCAAAAATTGAAGTGATTGCCGGCAACGGAGGCAATGGCGTTGCTTCGTTCAACCGGGAAAAATACCGCCCCTTTGGCGGTCCTGACGGTGGCGATGGCGGCAAAGGCGGCAGCGTATGGGCGCTTGCCGACAATAACGTCAATACCCTGATTGATTTTCGTTACACCAAGCTTTTCCGCGCCAAAAACGGCGAAAACGGCCGCGGCTCTGACCAGTACGGCAAGGGTGCCGACGATATTATTCTGCATATGCCGGTTGGTACGATGATCAAGGACGTCAATACCGGGGAGATCCTGGCTGATCTGACTGAAAATGGCCAGCGCCAGTTGCTTGCTCAGGGCGGAGAAGGCGGCTGGGGCAATATTCATTTCAAAAGTTCCACCAACCGCGCCCCCCGCCAAAAGACCGAAGGTAAATCCGGCGAGCGACGTGACTTGCAGCTTGAACTCAGTGTTTTGGCTGATGTCGGGCTTTTAGGGATGCCCAATGCCGGTAAATCCACGCTGATTTCCGCTGTGTCCAATGCGCGTCCCAAAGTCGCCGATTACCCTTTTACCACCCTGCATCCCAACCTGGGGGTGGTACGTATCGGCACAGAAAAAAGCTTTGTGATTGCCGACATCCCCGGGCTAATTGAAGGTGCAGCGGAAGGCGCAGGCCTTGGTCACCAGTTCTTGCGTCATTTGCAACGAACCAACCTGCTGCTGCATATTGTTGATATCGTTCCTTTTGATGAAACAGCAGACCCGGTTAAAAATGCCCGCTCACTGGTAAAAGAGCTGGAAAAATATGACCCGGAACTCGCTGAAAAGCCACGCTGGCTGGTATTGAACAAACTGGATATCATTCCGGAAGAAAGCCGTGACAAAACCGTACGCGACTTTACCCGCCGTTTCAAATGGAAAGGCCCTGTCTTTCAGATCTCCGCCGTAACACAGGCTGGCTGCATGGAATTGATGGAAGCGATCTACCGTCATATTGAGGCCGAACGCCAATCCCTGGAACGTACACAAAAAACTTCTGTACCCGAAGAAATTCGTGATATAGACTCTATCGATTCTGACGATCCCCGCTTCAAGATTATTGAATAA
- the proB gene encoding glutamate 5-kinase translates to MKSVIPHAKRLIVKIGSSLLTDNGKGLDHAAIARWAAQIAQLRSLGKEIILVSSGAIAEGMLRLGFDKRPADIHKLQACAAVGQMGLIQIYESSFRAYHIHTAQVLLTHADLSDRERYLNARSTLLELLHMGVIPIINENDTVVTDEIQFGDNDTLGALVANLVEAHALIILTDQEGLFNADPRKNPEAELIRYARAGDPELEKMAGGAGSEIGRGGMLTKVLAAKRAARSGAHTVIAWGKLENVLVRLAAGEMIGSQLEAPSGHLQAKKQWMIDHLQTAGKVFLDTGAVQKVLKDGKSLLPIGVTEIRGDFRRGEVIACFDESGREIARGLSNYSSSDAQRILRHNSSEIADILGYHGAPELIHRDNLVLL, encoded by the coding sequence ATGAAATCTGTCATCCCCCATGCAAAACGCCTGATCGTCAAGATCGGCTCATCCTTGCTGACAGATAATGGAAAGGGGCTGGATCATGCTGCCATTGCCCGCTGGGCCGCCCAGATTGCACAACTTCGTTCATTGGGCAAGGAAATCATTCTGGTGAGCTCCGGCGCCATTGCAGAAGGTATGCTCAGGCTCGGCTTTGACAAGCGGCCAGCAGATATTCACAAACTGCAGGCCTGTGCCGCTGTCGGACAAATGGGACTGATCCAGATCTATGAAAGCAGCTTCAGGGCGTATCACATCCACACAGCCCAGGTTCTTTTAACGCACGCAGATCTGTCTGATCGTGAGCGATATCTGAATGCACGCTCCACTTTGCTGGAACTGCTTCACATGGGTGTTATCCCCATCATAAATGAAAATGACACGGTCGTAACAGATGAAATCCAGTTTGGCGACAACGACACGCTGGGTGCACTGGTTGCCAATCTGGTTGAAGCGCATGCCCTGATTATCCTGACTGACCAGGAAGGCCTCTTTAATGCCGACCCGCGAAAAAATCCGGAAGCTGAACTGATCCGCTATGCGCGGGCAGGAGATCCCGAACTGGAAAAAATGGCCGGAGGGGCGGGCAGCGAAATTGGGCGTGGCGGCATGCTGACAAAGGTGCTGGCGGCCAAACGGGCTGCCCGCTCTGGTGCGCACACCGTAATTGCCTGGGGCAAGCTGGAAAATGTGCTGGTCAGGCTGGCAGCAGGAGAAATGATTGGCAGCCAGTTAGAAGCCCCTTCCGGGCATCTGCAGGCAAAAAAGCAATGGATGATCGATCACCTGCAGACGGCAGGAAAGGTTTTCCTGGATACCGGCGCGGTACAGAAAGTGCTGAAAGATGGCAAATCCCTGCTCCCGATCGGGGTAACGGAAATTCGCGGCGACTTCAGACGAGGTGAAGTCATCGCATGCTTTGATGAATCAGGACGAGAGATCGCACGAGGACTCAGCAACTACTCCAGCTCGGATGCACAACGCATCCTTCGTCACAACTCCTCTGAAATCGCCGATATTCTCGGCTATCATGGCGCACCGGAACTCATTCACCGGGACAATCTGGTTTTATTGTAA
- a CDS encoding CNP1-like family protein — protein sequence MKKNNIRGLKFGVILLFSCFCLNVLAQPVPMSGTRYHGMADDDEDKPKKEWKVEFPDFPKEENLLPFYVSPIQTQKFFIDEKSLVVGEDEVRYTLVGVSSGGAKNITYEGLKCDGGFFKRYAMGTYDGKWSPSRRSEWTDIQFQSANRPQASLALDYFCQGKGIAGTVDQMIFRIRYNRSLQGSKYDNRF from the coding sequence ATGAAGAAAAATAATATCCGCGGGCTTAAATTTGGCGTCATTCTGCTTTTTTCCTGTTTTTGCCTGAATGTGCTGGCCCAGCCTGTGCCCATGTCCGGAACGAGATATCACGGTATGGCAGATGACGACGAGGATAAGCCGAAAAAAGAATGGAAGGTTGAGTTTCCTGATTTCCCGAAAGAAGAGAATTTATTGCCGTTTTATGTCAGCCCGATCCAGACGCAGAAGTTTTTCATTGATGAAAAATCGCTGGTGGTTGGCGAAGATGAGGTCCGTTACACCCTTGTTGGCGTCAGTTCTGGAGGTGCAAAAAACATTACGTATGAGGGGTTGAAATGCGATGGCGGCTTTTTCAAACGGTACGCCATGGGAACCTACGATGGCAAGTGGTCGCCTTCCCGCCGGAGTGAATGGACGGATATCCAGTTTCAGTCAGCGAATCGGCCTCAGGCGTCACTGGCACTGGATTATTTCTGCCAGGGCAAGGGAATTGCGGGCACGGTGGATCAGATGATTTTCCGCATTCGCTACAACCGTTCCCTGCAGGGGTCTAAATACGATAATCGTTTCTGA